The nucleotide window GCTAACACCCTGTGGTGGAACTTCGTCAAGAACAACCCTGCCCGGTTGGGGCTCGGCGTGACGGCCCTGTTCCTGGCCGATTGGTGGCTGGACCTGTAGACCGGGGCAAAGATGGGGATCCGTCGCTGCTTCGGGGCGGCCGCGGGTGAAGTCCCCATCTGCGCGCGGCATGGGTGAAGGCGTATGCTGGCTGCGCGTCTTCGGTTCCTGCCGTCCCGCCCTCCCGCGGTTGACAGGCGCCTGCGGCATGGCTAGCATGCGAGCGCGAAAAGGCTGACGGCCTAGGGGGGTTGGGCCATGGCCAGCGAATACTGGCGGCGCTTCTGGCGTAGGCGACTGGGGCGGCGGGCCTTTCTGCGGGCCGCCGTCCTGGGGGCGGGGGGAGCGGCCCTGGCGGGCGCCGTCGCCTGTCGGGAGGAGGCGCCCCAGGCCACGCCTGCCCCCCAGGCCGAGGAGGGGCCGCCCAAGCGCGGAGGCCGCTCCCGCTATGCCACCTTCGCCACCTTCGACCAGCTGGACCCTCATGTGTCGATCGCCTCGGCGGCCTCCTATTTTCCCCGGGTGTACAACACGCTGGTCAGCCAGTCGCAGGTAAAGCCCGACTTCTTCTACTACGACCTGGCGGAGACGCTGGAGCAGCCCGATGCCGTGACCTACATTTTCCGCATCCGTCCCGGCATCCGGGTGGCGCCCAACAACTTGGGGGTGCCGGAGCGGGAACTGGACGCGCAGGACGCCTACGCCAACTGGGAACGCATCAAGAACGAGCCGCGGGCGCTGGTGTCGCGGTTCGCCAAGCAGTTCCTGGCCTCCCACGCTGCCCAGGACGCCCGCACCTACGTGATGAAGACCAACGAGCCCTATGCCTGGGCCCTCTACAATGTCGGTGTCCAGTATTCGACCATCGCTCCGCGGGAGCTTCTTTCCAACGCCGACCGGTTGCGGGTGTCCGGAGCGGGCGGCGGTCCCTTTTCCTTCGGAAGGTTCGTGGAGGGCGAGGGGCTGTCGCTGGAGCGGAATCCCAACTACTACCGCAAGGGGCAGGACGGGCAGCCGCTGCCCTATGTGGACGGCATCGACGTGCTCTACATTCCCGATCGGGCGGCGCGGCTGGCCGCCTTTCAATCGCGGCAGCTCGAGTCCTACACCGTGGTCAACAAGCGAGAGCTGGACGACTTGATGGACCCGGCCAAGTACTACCTGGTCAAGGAGCCTTACTTCAACTTCATGTCTGTCATCATGAACATCGACCGCGCCCCCTTCAACGACCCGCGGGTGCGGCGGGCGGTGGCCCGCTCCATCAACCACCAGCAGTTCATCAACGTGGTGCACCTGGGGGACGCCAAGGTCAACGGCATCGTCCACCATGACCTGGTCGACTTCGCGTTGCCGGAGGAGGAGCTGAAGAGCCGCTACCTGGTGTACAACCCCCAGGAGGCCCGTCAGCTGCTGTCCTCGGCCGGCTACCCCGGGGGCATCAAGACCAAGATGGTGTATCCCGCCGGGAGCGGCGCCACGGGAGGGGGCGATGCTGACCAGTACGTTCCTGTCCTTATCGAGAACCTCCGCTCGGGCGGCATCGAGGTCGAGCTGGAGCCACTGGACATCGGCCGCTACATCGACCGGGTCCGCCGCCGCGACTACGATACAGCCCTGAGCCTGAACCCGCAGTACGAGACGCCGGAGGGCCCCCTGGACTGGCACACGTCCTGGGGCTACGCGGGGGATGGCCTCTCCTTCCACATCTTTCGCGACGCGGAGGTCGATGCTGCCGTGAGAAGGGTGAAGCGCATCACGCAGAGCGTTCAGGAGCTGGTCCAGGCGGTCCGGGACGTGCAGAGGATCATATATTCCAAGGACCCGAGCGTCATTCCCCTGCCCAGCAGCAGCTCCAACACCGTTTGGTGGAACTTCGTCAAGAACAACCCTGCCAGCCTCGGCCTGGGACGCACCTATCTGTTCCTGGCCGAATGGTGGCTGGACCTTTAGAGGGAAGGCATGCAGGCCTTCATAGTGCGCAGGCTGCTGGCTGGCGTGGTCATCCTGTTCTTCCTGTCCATAGCGGTCTTCCTGGTGCTGCGGGTGGCGCCGGGCGACCCGGCCCTGTTGCGCCTGGGCCCCCAGGCCACCGCTGAGCAGGTGGCGGCCGAGAGGGAACGGCTGGGGCTCAATGACCCCCTCATCGTCCAGTATTCGCGCTGGATGAAGGGGATCCTCACGGGCGACCTGGGCATCTCCAACTTCAGCGGCGAGTCCATCGCTCGCAGCATCCGCAACCGACTGCCCAACACCCTGGAACTGCTCATCATGACCCTCGTCCTGACGACGGCCATCGGCATCACGGCCGGGGTCATATCGGCAGTGTGGCGGGACACGCTGCTGGACTATGCGGTGCGCGTGGTGGCAGTGCTGGGGCTGTCGGTGCCGGCCCTGTGGCTGGCGACGCTAGTGCTGCTGGTGCCGCTGCAGGTATGGGGCTATGCGCCGCCCATAGGGCGGGTAGTCCACTTCTTTGACGACCCGTGGGGGAACCTCCGTCAGTTCCTGCCGGCGGCGGTGGTCCTGGCGCTGGGGCCGGCAGCGGCCATCATGCGCCTGACACGGTCCAGCCTGCTGGAGGTCCTGCGCCAGGACTATATCCGCACCGCCAGGGCCAAGGGGCTGGGCGAGAGGCTGGTCATCGCCAGGCATGCCCTGCGCAACGCCATGATCCCGCCCCTGACGGTGCTGGCGCTGCAGTTCTCGGCCCTGCTGGGCGGGTCGGTCATCATCGAGCAGATATTCACCTTGCCGGGCATCGGCCAGTACTTCTTCCAGGCCATTTTCGTGAAGGACTTCCCGGTGGTGCAGACGCTGACGCTCTACACCGGTGTAGTGGTCGTCATCACCATCCTGGCCCTGGATATCGCCTATGCCTGGCTGGACCCGCGCATACGCTATCGCTGAGGTGGAGAGATGGCTGTCAGACCGGCTGAGGTGACCCTGGGCCTCGAACTGGCAGTGCCGCGCCAGCCGTTGCTGCGGCGGTTGCTGCGGCTCGTGCGTCGTTACCCGCTGGGCACCCTGGGCTTCGTCATCATCCTGGGGCTGCTGATAGTGGGCATACTGGCACCGGTCATCGCTCCCCACGATGTGAACGAGATCGGCGTGGCGCCGCCCCTCTCGGGCATCTCGCGCGAGACGCCCTTCGGCACCGACAACCTGGGACGGGACATGCTCAGCCGCGTCATCTGGGGCGCTCGCATATCGCTTTCGGTGGGGTTCATCGCCGTCATCGGTGGCACGATCGCCGGCACCGTCATCGGCCTCATCAGCGGCTACGTGGGCGGGCCGGTGGACTCCATCATCCAGCGGGTGCTGGACTCCATCCAGGCCTTTCCGGCACTGGTCCTGCTGCTCATCATCATCCGCGTGCTGGGGCCTTCGCTGGAGAACGTGGTGCTGGTCATCGGGCTGGGCATCATACCAGGGGTGATACGCATCGTGCGGGGTGCGGTGCTGTCGGAGAAGAACAACGTCTATGTGGAGGCAGCCCGGGCCATCGGGGCTACCCCGCTACGCATCATCTTCCGACACATCGCCCCCAATATCATGGCCCTGGCCATCGTGGTGATGACGACGCTGCTGGGGACGGCGGTGCTGGCTGAGGCGGCTCTCTCCTTCCTGGGCCTGGGCGTGCCGCCCCCCAACCCGTCCTGGGGCGCTGACATCAACGCCGCCCGCAACAACCTTCCGGTGCACATACCCTGGGCGCTATTCCCGGGGCTGGGCATCAGCCTGACGGTGCTGGGGTTCAACCTCCTGGGCGACGCCCTGCGCGACGCCCTCGACCCGCGGCTGCGGGGCGCCCGCTAGCTTTCAGAGCGGCGCCGCGTGCATCCGCGCCGCGTCCGCGGGCGTATTCCCCCACGGAACATCACAGGAGGTGGGGGAATGAAGCGACTCTGGTTAGCTCTAGGGCTGGCGGCGGCGCTGGCCCTGGCCCTAGCGGCCTGCGGGGAAGAAGAGGAGGCTGCGCCCAGTACTGCCGCCAGCGGCGCCACTCCCGCAGCCAGCCCTGCACCCCGAACGCCGACTCCGGGAGGCGGCGGAGCCACCCCCGGGGCGGGGACTGCCAGCGTGACGGTGCGGGCGCTGGACTTCTCCTTCGAGCCAGCCCGCATCTCTGCCCAGGCCAACCAGCCGCTGACGGTGACGGTGCGCAACGATGGGCAGGCGCCCCACACCTTCACCATCCAGGAGCTAAACGTGGACGTGACCCTCCAGCCAGGGCAGAGCATGACCGTTACCTTCACCCCCCGCGCCGGCTCCTACACTTTCGTGTGCCGCCTGCACGCCGGGGCGGGGATGACGGGGACCCTGACCACGGGCGGCGGGGCCGGTGGTGGCGGCGCCGCTACGCCCACGGCGGGAGGGCCGATAGGCTACGGATACTAGTCCTCGCGAGGCCGCCAGCGGGTGCCCTGAGGGGTGTCTTCCAGGACGATGCCCATCTCCAGAAGGCGGGCACGAATGGAGTCGGCCAGGGCGTAGAGGCGCTGGGCCCTCAGCTCCTGCCTGACCTCGATGAGCAGCTCGATGAAAGGCACGGCATCAGCTCGGTACGGCGTCGGCTCCTGCAGCGATAGCCCCAGCACGCCGGCCAGCTCCCTCAGGGTGGCCTGGGCGCGGGATGTCCGGCGCCCCTCGTCGCGGGCGCGGTTGATCTCGGCTGCCAGGTCGAAGAGAGCAGCCAGGGCCTGGGGGGTGCCCAGGTCGTCGTCCATGGCCTCCAGGAACCGCTGACGATAGGGCGTAGGGTCGACCTCCGGCTCCTGGTCGCCCCCCTCCTGGGTGGCGGCCAGTCGCAGCCGCCGGGCGCCAGCCCGTGCCGCTGTCAGGGCATCCTCTGAGTAGGTGAGGGGACTGCGATAGTGGGAGCCGAGGACGAACAGGCGCAGGGCGTCCGGGCCGAACCGCTCCAGCGCCTCCCCGAGGGGCACCAGGTTGCCCAGGTGCCGCGTCATCTTCTCGGGGCTGTCGGGCAGGCGCAGCAGGCCGTGGTGGACCCAGAAGCGGGCGAAGGGCTTGCGCCCGCTGTAGGCCTCGGCCTGAGCGATCTCGTTCTCGTGATGGGGAAAGATGAGGTCCTGCCCCCCGCCGTGGATGTCCAGGGGCTGGCCCAGGTACTTGAGGGCCATGGCCGAGCACTCGATATGCCAGCCGGGGCGTCCCGGGCCGAAGGGGCTGTCCCAGGATGGCTCCCCTTCCTTGGCGGCCTTCCAGAGGACGAAGTCGGCGGGGTGCTCCTTACCCTCGCCCGGCTCCACCCTCGCACCGGCCAGCAGGGAGTCCACGTCCCGCCCGGACAGCTTGCCGTAGTCGGGGAAGCGGGGTACACGGAAGTAGACGTCGCCGTTGGCCTGGTAGGCATAGCCCTTCTCCAGGAGCACCCGCACCATCTCCACGATGGCATCTATCTCGTGGGTCGGACGTGGATAGTAGTGGGCGCGCTGCACGCCGAGGGCGTCCATCTGCCGGAAGAAGAGGTCGATGTGCTCCTCGGCCAGGTCCTGGATGGTGCGGCCGGTGGCCCGCGCCCGCAGGATGATGTTGTCCTCGATGTCGGTAAAGTTCTGGACGTGACGCACGCGATATCCCCGGAACTCCAGGTAGCGGCGCAGGACGTCGAAGATGATGTAGCTCATGGCGTGCCCCAGATGGCAGGGGGCGTAGAGGTTGGGGCCGCAGACATACATGCGCACTTCGTCCCCGGCGGGGACGAACTCCTCCAGGCGACGGCTCAGGGTGTTGTAGAGCCTCATGGTGGCCACGCCTCTCAACTAGTGTAAGGGCAAGGCGCCATGTGGGGGAGCCTTTAGCTGGCGGGAGGCCTCTGGCTGGCCTGGGCCGAGGCGCCCCTGCCCTCCCCTAGGGCCTTCTCGATGGCGGACAAGCGCTCCTCCAGTCGGGCGATCCTCTCTTCCAGGGAACGCAGGGCGTCCCACTCCGGGTCTGGCAGGCGGACGACGGTATCGTTGCCGGGGTCGTGGTAGGCTACCACATGCCCGGGCACGCCAACGACGGTGGCGTTGGGCGGGACATCGGATACCACCACCGACCCGGCGCCGATACGGGCGTTGTCGCCTATTCTCACAGCGCCGATGACCTTGGCTCCTGCCCCCACCACCACATTGTTGCCCAGGGTGGGGTGGCGCTTGGTGCGTTTGGTGCTGGTCCCCCCCAGGGTCACCCCCTGGTAGAGATGGCAGTTGTCACCTATCTCCGTGGTCTCGCCGATGACCACACCCATGCCATGGTCTATGAACAGCCCCTCGCCGATCTTGGCCCCGGGGTGGATCTCGATGCCCGTCAGAGCGCGGCTGATGTGGGAGACGATGCGGGCCACCAGTCGCAGGCGGTGATTGTAGAGCCAGTGGGCCAGTCGATGGAACTGGCGGGCATGGAAGCCTGGATAGCACAGGATCACCTCCAGGGCGCTGGTAGCGGCGGGGTCCCTCTCCAGTGCCGCCTGAATGTCGCGCTTTATGCTCTGCAGAAGGCCCAAGGCGATCCCTCCTCGTTAGGGGCAGGCTGCGTTCTCGGCGGGGAAGGCCCCGGCCCGACGAGGGCCAGGGCCTAGGCACAGATACAGTCGTGTCCGCCTCTTGGGAGGGACGAACGATGGGACGAGGGACGGCAGAGGCACCGGTTCATGGCGTATCCCGCGAGAGGAGGGCCACAGCCAGGGCAGCGACCCCCTCGCTGCGACCCAAGGCGCCCAGCCCCTCGTGGCTTTTGGCCTTCACGTTCACCCGCTGCTCCTCCAGGCCCAGGGCATCGGCGATGGTGCGGCGCATGGCCGGCAGGTAGGCGGCCAGGGGCGGCTCCTGGGCGATGACGGTGGCATCCACGCTCACGGGCGCCATCCCTGCCCCCTGCACCATCTCCCGCACTCGTCTCAGCAGCTCCAGGCTGTCGGCCCCTGCGTAGGCCGGGTCATGGGGGGGAAAGTGCTGGCCCAGGTCTCCCAGCCCGGCGGCGCCCAGCAGGGCGTCCATAATGGCATGGAGGAGCACGTCGGCGTCGCTGTGGCCCGCCAGGCCGCGGGGCCAGGGCACCTGCACCCCTCCCAGCTTCAGGGGCCTCCCCTCCTGGAACCTGTGTATATCATAGCCGATGCCGATGCTGAGCGTCATGCTCCAGTGCTCCGGCGGCCAGCAGGGCCTGGGCCAGCTCCAGGTCGGCAGGTGTGGTCACCTTCAGATTGTAGGGGGAGCCAGGAAACACCTTCACCGTGATGCCCATAGCCTCCACCAGGGAGGCGTCATCGGTGACCTCGCCCGAGGCCCGACGGTGGGCCTCCAGCAGCAGATCGTAGCGGAAGGCCTGGGGAGTCTGGACGGCCCGCAGGCGAGACCGGTCCAGGGTGCGCACCACCGCGTCCCCGTCCACCTCCTTCACAGTATCGGCGAGGGGAAGGGCGGGCACCGCCGCCCCCGTTTCCTGGGCAGCCATAAGGGCGTCCTCCAGGAGGCGAGGGGATACGAACGGGCGAGCGCCATCGTGGACCAGGACCCAGTCGCAGTGGCCCAGGGCCTCCAGGCCCAGACGCACCGACTCCTGCCGCAGGGCGCCGCCGGGGCAGACGTCTCGCACCTTGGCGAGGCCTAGGGCCTCCACCAGGCCCCGTGCCCAGTCCAGGTTGGCAGCCGAGACCACCAGGACCAGGGCATCGACCAGCGGGCTTCCCTCGAAGGTCAACAGGGGATGGGCGATGAGAGGGTGCTCTCCCAGGGGCGCCATCACCTTGTCGATGCCGCCCATTCGGGTGCTGGCGCCAGCGGCGACAATGACGGCGCCCACACGTCCGTAGGTGCCGCCCATGGCCGGCCTAAGTCGCCCCCTTGGGCTGGGCGAAGATGAGGCGGCCGGCCACCGTCTGCAGCACACGGGTCACCGTCACCACCATGCGTTCGTTGAGGTAGCGGCGCCCGCCCTCCACCACCACCATGGTGCCATCGTCCAGAAAGCCCACGCCCTGGTCGGCCTCCTTGCCCTCCTGGACGATGTGCACCTCCATCTCCTCGCCGGGCAGGATGACTACTCGGACAGCGTTGGCCAGCTGGTTGATGTTCAGCACCTTCACACCTTCCACCTCGGCCACCCGGTTGAGGTTGAAGTCGTTGGTCAGGACGGGGGCCGACAGCTTTCGGGCCAGGCGTATGAGCTTGGAGTCCACGTCGGCTGCGTCCGGGAAGTCGTCATCGGCTATGCGAACGGGCACATAGCCCTCCCTTCGCAGTCGCCCCAGCACGTCCAGCCCACGGCGGCCCCGGTTGCGGCGCAGGGCGTCAGGCGAATCGGCAATGCGACGCAGTTCGTCCAGCACGAAACGGGGCACTACCAGGGCGCCGGGCAGGAAGCCGGTCTGAGCGATGTCGGCTATGCGGCCATCGATGATGGCGCTGGTATCGATGATGATCTCTTGGGGGGGCCAGAAAGTGCGGGAAGGGAAGTAGCGGGCAAGGAACTGGGCGAAGTCCTCCTCGCGGCTGACCAGGGCGGCCACCCCCAGCAGGCCGAAAAGGAAGCTGACCGCCAAGGGGGCGAGGAAGCCCCCCAGCCCTGGCAGGTTGACCAGCCAGGGGGCCAGGAGGGCAGAGGCGAGGAGCCCCGATACCAGCCCGACGATGCCCAGCACCAGCTGCAGGGGCCGTATCTGGCGCGTCCACTCCTGAAACTTCTGCAGCGGCCCCAGCAGCAAGTACGGTGTGGCCAGCGCGCCAAAGGCGATGAAGCCCAGGGACGCTGCAGCCCAGATGAGGGAGTGAAAGAAGCCGTCGCGCTCTTCTGCCAGCGCCTGGCCCACGCGCAGCCCGATGAAACCGAAGAACAGGGCCCCGGCTACTCGCAGGAGGAGGGTCACGAAAGGGTAGTTTTTCATAGGGCTGACGCCCATTTTCGCTCTCCTCACCGGGAGGATTTTCTATGGGGGCCTACGGAGGCCAGTATAGCACGCGCTCAGCCCAGGTGTCCCAGGAGCGCCCCTCCCAGGCCCCCGAAGCCTGCCATGTACCAGTCCTTGATGACCTTGCCTGCCAGCACCGCCAGGAAGAAGCGGGGCAGAGGCATAGCCACCGCGCCGGCCACCAGTCCTCCCATGTCGAAAAGCGGGTTGGGCACCACCGCCAGCAGGAACATGGTGACGGTGCCGTGCCGCTCCATCCAGCCCCGCAGGCGCCGGTAATGGGGGTGGTCTTCCACCACGACGCGGCCGCTGTAGCCAGCCAGGTAGCCCGTCACCTCTCCCAGCGCTTCGCCCAGCCCGGCCACCAGCCCTACCCAGAAGAAGGCTGGCACGCCCAGAAAGTCGTGCAGGAAGGCGCCGCCCCCCACAACCGAAGCGGCGGCGGGGGAGGGCATGAAGATGGAGGCCGAGCCCAGCAGGTTGACCAGGAAGAGGCCGGCATAGCCGTAGCGCCGCAGGTCCTCACCGTCGCCTCCCAGGTAGAAAAAGGCTACCGTGAAGGCCGTCACCAGCAGGGCGATGGCCACCAGCAGCAGGTATTCGAGGCGAAGCAAGCGACGGCGGGCCAGCCCTGCGGTGTCCTTGGCGCCCTCCGCCCTCTCCATCACGTCATGGGGGCGAGAGGTCAAGCCCCTCGCCCCCAAAGGGTGCTGGTGCAAGGCCCTCTCCTTCCTACGCCTACGGGGTTAGCTGACGGGTTCGGCCGAAGGAGCTAGCCTAGTCGCCCCTGAGGGCGACATTCACCCCAGAAGCTGGGTCCCCCGCTCCGTCCCCTCGGGACGGACTCGGCGAAATATTGGCCTGTCGAGGGCCAGCTTACGGCCTGACCCCCCTCGTTGTCAACGGCTTCTCCCACTCTATCCACACCTTTTCCAGGGGGGTGGCGGGGCGTGGTAAATCCCTGGCGGGCCGTGTATAATCAAGGGCTACGCGGGACTTATTGGGCAGCCCTATGATTAGGAGCTGGTTAAAACTGGGTGGCTAAGAGGAGGAGTCGTGGACGACGTTAGGGGCCTCGCCCTGCGCATCATCGAAAACATGGAGCGGGTGATGGTGGGCAAGCGCCAGGAGGTGGAGCTGGCCGTCATCGCCCTCATGTGCGGAGGTCACCTGCTCATCGAAGACGTGCCAGGCGTGGGCAAGACCATGCTGGCCCGCAGCCTGGCCCGCTCCACAGGCTGCAGCTTCCGCCGCATTCAGTTCACGCCCGACCTGCTGCCCTCCGACGTCACCGGCGCTGCCGTCTACAACCAGAAGACGGGCGACTTCGAGTTCCGTCCCGGCCCCATCATGGCCCAGATAGTGCTGGCCGACGAGATCAACCGCGCGACTCCCAAGACCCAGTCTGCACTGCTGGAGGCCATGGAGGAGCGCCAGGTGACGGTCGACGGCGTGAGCCGCCCCCTGCCCCGACCTTTCATGGTGCTCGCCACCCAGAACCCCATCGAATACGAGGGCACCTTTCCTCTGCCTGAGGCCCAGCTGGACCGCTTCTTCATGCGGGTGCACCTGGGCTATCCCTCCCCCCATGAAGAAGTGACCATTATGGAGCGTCAGATGCTCTCCCATCCCATCGAGGAGCTGGCGCCCGTGTGCGGGCCGGATGACATACTGCGACTGCAGGAGGCGGTGCGGCAGGTGCGGGTGGACGGCCTCATCAAGCAGTACATCGCCGCAGTGGTGGACGCCACCCGCCGCCACGAGGCGGTATATCTGGGCGCGTCGCCCCGTGGCTCCCTGGCGCTCCAGAGGGGTTCCCAGGCCCGCGCCCTCCTGGACGGCCGCGATTTCGTCCTGCCCGACGACGTGAAGGCGCTGGCCTACCCCGTGCTGGGGCACCGCATCATCGTTAGCGCGGCCAGCCGGGTGAAGGGGGTCACGGCGCAACAGGTGGTGGAGGATTGTCTCGGCCGGCTGCACGTGCCCGGAGTTCGCGCCCGCGGCCCCTAGGCCGCCTCGCGATGCGGCTGCGGGAGTCCCCCAACCTTACTATCGTCCTGGGGCTGGGGCTGGCCCTCCTCTTCCTGGGCTGGGCATCGGGTTTCTGGGTCCTCATCCGTGCGTCCTATCTGCTGCTGGCGCTGGTGCCTATCGGCTGGCTGTGGGCCAGGGCTAATGTCAGGGGATTGAGGCTGGAGGTGCGCCGCGGTCCCGACCGCCTGCACGCCGGCGAACGGACCTTTTCGGACTTCCGCCTTCAGAACCTGAACGGCTACCCCAAGCTGTGGCTGGAGATAGAGGAGCCCACCAACATGCCCGGGGTAGCCCCCAAGACGGTGACCTTCCTCACGGCCAACGGGGTCCGCACCTGGCGACACGAGGTGCTGTGCCGGCGTCGGGGGCGCTACACCTTCGGGCCGATAGCAGTGAGCAGCGGCGACCCCTTCGGGCTGTTTCGTCGACGCCACGTCTTCGGCCACAGATGGGAGGTGCTGGTCTTTCCGGCACCGGTGGAGCTGCCCTACTTCTGGCTGCCACCGGCCCAGCTCTCGGGAGAAGGCGACCGCAGCCGTCCCACCCCCTACATCACCCCCACTGCCTCGGGGGTGCGGGAGTATTACCCCGGCGACGCTTTCAGCCGCATCCACTGG belongs to Dehalococcoidia bacterium and includes:
- a CDS encoding DUF58 domain-containing protein, with translation MRLRESPNLTIVLGLGLALLFLGWASGFWVLIRASYLLLALVPIGWLWARANVRGLRLEVRRGPDRLHAGERTFSDFRLQNLNGYPKLWLEIEEPTNMPGVAPKTVTFLTANGVRTWRHEVLCRRRGRYTFGPIAVSSGDPFGLFRRRHVFGHRWEVLVFPAPVELPYFWLPPAQLSGEGDRSRPTPYITPTASGVREYYPGDAFSRIHWLTTARLRRLMVKTFDFTPTSDVWLVLDLEAAVHAGEGDESTQEYMVTAACSLAHRLLGHDLRVGFLAQGEKPYIFPPSRGPQQYERIMEALAELQANGYTPLGQVLLSHERSFGRHTTVIVITPSPEEGWVAAVQALAQRGVQAAVVLLDAGTFGGREASLLSFSALAAHDILTYLVRRGDDLSLALGPSGASSAYWLHRTGSER